A segment of the Elusimicrobiota bacterium genome:
TGGCCGCCAAAGTTTTGGCCTTCGGATCGATCAATATCGCCTTGGCTCTGCAATCTTTAGCAAGTTGCCATGCGCTTCGACCAATTGCATCCGCAAGCGGAAGCTGATCATTATGCGCTGTTTCATTTTGGGGTGCCGCGTAGGGAAAATGCTCTTCGGTAACGCGTGCGACACGGCCAAGCGTCAAAACAGATTCGACAGGATAGCGCCCGATCGCAGATTCTGCGGATAACATCACGGCATCGGTCCCATCCAAAATGGCGTTTGACACATCGGAAATTTCTGCGCGTGTCGGAACGGAATGTTCAACCATCGATTCGAGCATTTGCGTCGCAGTCACAACCGGGCGACCCAGTCTGTTCGCGACCGCGATAATTTCCTTTTGAAATAGAGGGACCTGTTCGAGAGGCGTTTCGACGCCAAGGTCGCCCCGAGCCACCATCACCGCGTCGGCCGCCGAAACAACTTGTTCAAGTTCTCGTAAGGCCCCTTTCTTTTCGATCTTTGCCATAAGGGAAGGGGCTCCCCGCTTGTTACCACTCAAGCGTCGAATCGCCTCGACATCAGCGACCTTTTGGACAAATGAAATAGCCAACCAATCTACGCGATGTTTGAGCGCGAAGCGAATCCACTTCCGATCGACTGCCGTTGGAAGTGCTTTCGCTAGATCTGTGTCAGGGAGATTTACGCCTGAGCCTGTGCGCACGAATCCACCAACGAGAACTCGACACTGAACAGCTTGGGGATTTTTTCGATGCACGATCAACTTGACTGTTCCGTCGGCCAGAAAGACTTTGTCTCCCCGCTGAAGATCCTTAATGATTTGGTCCTCACGAACAGGAAGATGACCTTTGATTTTGCTGCGAGGTCCGGTCAAAACCACAATCTCTCCTTTTCGAAGTAGACGTTTTTCATCCGGTAATGTCCCAAGTCGCAACTTGGGTCCGGGAAGATCAACCATGATTCCAACAGGGGTGCGAAGGGAGCGCGCCAATCGGCGCACG
Coding sequences within it:
- the pyk gene encoding Pyruvate kinase — encoded protein: MAPQHTKIVCTLGPASDKPRTLRRLIEAGVNLFRLNASHGTPAEHANRIVDVRRLARSLRTPVGIMVDLPGPKLRLGTLPDEKRLLRKGEIVVLTGPRSKIKGHLPVREDQIIKDLQRGDKVFLADGTVKLIVHRKNPQAVQCRVLVGGFVRTGSGVNLPDTDLAKALPTAVDRKWIRFALKHRVDWLAISFVQKVADVEAIRRLSGNKRGAPSLMAKIEKKGALRELEQVVSAADAVMVARGDLGVETPLEQVPLFQKEIIAVANRLGRPVVTATQMLESMVEHSVPTRAEISDVSNAILDGTDAVMLSAESAIGRYPVESVLTLGRVARVTEEHFPYAAPQNETAHNDQLPLADAIGRSAWQLAKDCRAKAILIDPKAKTLAAMISRFHPESLIFLLCNSWQEACRQTLTRSVRPLVVPSPWDRALRVIKREIRRHGGVKRGDRLVLVQSAKGLYGEGSDLLRIVQL